GCGCGGACGGTGGGGCGGCGACGCCGTGCCGGAGGGCTTCATCCGCTTCTCCGCCGGGGCCGAGGACACCGAGGACCTGGTCGCGGACGTCCTGCGCGCCCTCGACGTCGCAGGCGGCGCCGGCTGAGCGGTCCCCGGGACGACGGTCCAAGCCTCCCCCCTCATGGCTCGGACCGCCCGGGTTCCGCGCGCGAGGAACCACGCGACAAGGCTAATTGACTTTGCGTCAGAGTCCAATCACGGTAACGACAGGGGCCTATCGGCATATTTATAGTTGAAGGCCCCCACCGAGAGGTGCCGCGATGGACCTGGCCCTGCTGCGCACCTTCGTCGCCGTCCACCGGGCCGGCTCGTTCACCCGGGCCGCCGCCCTCCTGGGCCTGTCCCAGCCCGCCGTGACCTCGCAGATCCGCACCCTGGAACGCCAGTTGGGGCGGCCCCTCTTCCACCGCCGGGCCCGCGGTGTCACCCCCACCTCCGTCGGCGACGAACTCGCCCACCAGGCCGCCCCGCACCTCGACGCGCTGCTGCGGATCACCGAGGCCGGGCGGGAGGCCGCCGGTGCGTTGCGCACCCTCCACGTCGCGGGGCCGCCCGAGTTCCTGTGCCTGCGCGTGCTGCCCGCCCTGGCACCCCTCGTCGGCCAGGGCCACACCCTGCGCGCAGCCCTGGAGACCGGCGCCGAAGCGACCCTCGACGGACTCGCCGCCGGTCACCACGACCTCGTCGTCACCACCGCCCACCCGCGCGGCGGGCTCTTCACCGCCACCGCCCTGTGCGACGAGGAGCACGTCCTGGTCGCCGCGCCCTATTGGGCCGCGCTCGTCGACACGGAGCAGCTGCGCGAAAAGGGTCCGGCCGCTCTCGACGGCATCCCGGTCGTGGAGGTCCACGAGACCCTGCCGCTCGTCACCCGCTACTGGGCCGCCGTCTTCGACACCCCGCCCGAGGCCCGGTCGCTGGCCGCCACCGTGGTGGCTCCCGACCTGCGGGCCGTACTGGAATGCGTCAGGGCCGGCGCCGGGCTCGCCGTCCTGCCCCGCCACCTGTGCCAGGAGGCCCTCGACAGCGGCCGGATGGTGGCCCTGGCGGAGCCCTCCGTACCGCCACTGCGCACCTGGTTCCTGGTCGTGCGGACCGGGAGCCTCGCCCTCGCCCACCTCGCGCGGGCGCACGACCGGCTGGTGGAAGCCGCCGTGCACTGGTGAGCCCCTCTTTTCCGGCCCGTGGCGCGTTTCAGAAGCGGAGTGGTGGGCCACTCTTCTCCCATGACCGAACGCCCCGTGGTCAAACGCACCGCCCGCGCGATCCTGCTCGACGGTGACGACCTGATCCTCATCAAACGCACCAAGCCCGGCGTCGATCCGTACTGGCTCACCCCCGGCGGGGGAGTGGAGTCCTCGGACGCCACCGTCGTCGACGCCCTCCACCGAGAGGTCCACGAAGAACTCGGCGCGAAGATCGCCGACGTGGTTCCCTGCTTCGTCGACACCGTCGAGCACATCGCCGACAGGGGGGTGACCGGCGTGAAGGTGCAGCACTTCTTCGTCTGCCGCCTCGAATCGATGGACCCGAGCCTGCGGCACGGCCCCGAAATCGACGAACCCGAGGGCGAGTACGAGATCGTCCGCGTGCCCTTCAGCCGCGTGGGGATCGCCGCCGTCCATCTCGTCCCGCTGTCCCTGCGGCACTACCTCGACGGCAACATCGAGGGCGTACGCGCCATGCACGCTCCCGACCTGGGCTGAGCCCGGACTGGGACCGGCGGGCTGCCCGCCGGTCTCAGCCGGCTATGCCGACCAGTTCTTCCACCGCGTCGTGGCGGATCCGCTCGCCGGGGATGCCGATCCGAAGGAGCTCGTCCACTCCGCTCCGGATCATCGCGGGCGGCCCCGA
Above is a genomic segment from Streptomyces sp. NBC_01233 containing:
- a CDS encoding LysR family transcriptional regulator, with the protein product MDLALLRTFVAVHRAGSFTRAAALLGLSQPAVTSQIRTLERQLGRPLFHRRARGVTPTSVGDELAHQAAPHLDALLRITEAGREAAGALRTLHVAGPPEFLCLRVLPALAPLVGQGHTLRAALETGAEATLDGLAAGHHDLVVTTAHPRGGLFTATALCDEEHVLVAAPYWAALVDTEQLREKGPAALDGIPVVEVHETLPLVTRYWAAVFDTPPEARSLAATVVAPDLRAVLECVRAGAGLAVLPRHLCQEALDSGRMVALAEPSVPPLRTWFLVVRTGSLALAHLARAHDRLVEAAVHW
- a CDS encoding NUDIX hydrolase: MTERPVVKRTARAILLDGDDLILIKRTKPGVDPYWLTPGGGVESSDATVVDALHREVHEELGAKIADVVPCFVDTVEHIADRGVTGVKVQHFFVCRLESMDPSLRHGPEIDEPEGEYEIVRVPFSRVGIAAVHLVPLSLRHYLDGNIEGVRAMHAPDLG